CAGCAATGGGGCATCCGAATGGGAATATCATGCTGCACGAAGAAGCTATCCACCGAGCTCGCCAGCCGCGTCGTCCGGCCATTGATCGTGTCCCAGAACTCCGGGGGCTGCTGAAGCAGATATTTCAGCATAGCATGGGTGGCTGCAATGGCGAGTGGATGTCTCACGAAGGTGCCCGCGAAGAAGGTGGCTCCCTTCTCGGGGAACGAATCGTCTCCATACTGCCAGAACCCACCGTCGAAAACATCCATATACTCAGCTTTGCCCGCCACGATCCCGATCGGCATGCCCCCGCCAACCACTTTTCCGTAAGTCGCGATGTCGGCCTCGACTCCATAAAGTCCCTGCGCACCATCGGGGCGATGTCGGACTCCCGTGATAACCTCATCAAAGATGAGGGCAATTCCCTTTTGCTGCGTCAGGCGTCGGAGATCTCGGTTGAATTGGAAAGGCTGAAGTTCTGGCCTCCGGCTTTGGACCGGCTCGACCATGACAGCCGCGATCTCGTCCGCGCGCGCGCTAATGATGGAGAGGGCTGCAGGCGACCCGTATTCCAGCACGATCATATCCTGCACGGCCCGTTTAGGAATACCGGCCGCAACCGGCATGGTGAGGGGATGCGCAGCACTGCCGGCCGCCCGCGCCAGAACTTCGTCGAAGTTGCCATGGTAGTCCTTGGCGAAGATCACGATCTTGTCCTTTCCGGTGACAGCACGCGCCAGGCGCATCGCGGCGTAGACTGCTTCTGATCCCGTATTGACGAAGCTGGCGCGCTCGTTACCGGTGAGTTCGCAGAACATTTTAGCGGTCTCTCCCGCGAGGGGAGATTGTGGTCCCACCTCGATGCCGCGGTCGATCTGAGCCTTGAGTGCATCGTTGATGAGCTGGGAGGAATGCCCGAGAAAATTCGGTCCGAATCCGTTCAGTAAGTCGATATACCGGTTACCATCGATGTCCCAAAGATAAGCGCCCGCGGATCGTGAAACCACGATCTGGTAGACCATTTCCTTCCAGAGACGTTTAAAGGATGAGGCGGTCCTCGGGTCCGCGTACCACCGACGGTATTGTTGGGTAAGAGCTTTCGACTTGGCCGTTCTCCGCGTGTAGCGGTCGATAAACTGAGAGAGATAGACCTGTTGTGCCCGGTTCAGCCTGGATTTCCCGGTGTCCCCCTCCGTCTGGGAGAGACCTAAGGCCATGGCCGCCGATGAGTCATCAAGGGATGGGCTAACAGGAGGCGGAGCAGCCTCGGGTATCGTCGCGGCTTGGGGGCGGAACGCTTCAGGGGGAAGTCGCTGGTCCAAATAGGCGGCGAGCTCCTGGACGCTCGATGACGATTCGAGGAGCTGGCGGAACGTGATTTTGATTCCGAACTTGGTTCGCAAGGCATGGCCTGCCTGTGTCAGGAAGAGTGAATCCAGCCCGAGCTCCAGAAAGGAGACCGTGTCGTCGGTCACGGTCGTTCCAGACACTTCGAAGATGAGCTCTCGGATGAGCCTAGCGAGGTGTTCGGCGCGAGCGGCTGGTGGGTTGGCGGGCGTGGTGGAGATTTGCATGGCTGGCGGTGGCGAATGCCTAGGAGATTCGAGTGAGGGCGGCGAGGGGGACTCGTCAGCGGATCGGGGGCTTGACGCGCGCTCTTTGGTTAACACGGGCGTGGGTTCAATCCAATAGCGTTGGCGTTCGAATGGATAGGTGGGGAGAGAGACCCGGTGGCGCAGCTTTCCTCCCTGTAAAGCCTCCCAGTTGGGCGCACAGCCGGCAGTCCAGAGAGCTCCGAGGGCTTGCATCCTGTGAAATGACTCCTGGGCCTCACCCGAACCTTGGACCATCGCGGAGACCCCCAGAAGGTTCGGCGGCTTGGCCGGATGCTGCCTCGCGAATGTGGTGAGGGCTTCCCCGGGACCCACTTCCACGAAAACCCGATATTTGGTCTTGAATGCGAGCCCTATGGCCTCTTGGAACTGAACCGGCTGGCGCAGTTGGCGGGCCCAATAGGCGGGGTCATCCAAGTCGGCCGCAGTCATCCAGCCGCCCGTGCAAGTCGAGATCCAGGGGAGGGCGGGAGACCTGTGCTTCACGGATCTCACCAGTTCAGTGAACGGCTTGACGATGGGGTCCATCATCGACGAATGAAAGGCATGCGAGGCGTCCAGATGCTTGCACGCAACGCGCCTTGTCTGGAGCAATTCAGCAAACGCCTGCAGCACCAACGCGGGACCTGATACGGTGCACAACGACGGGCTGTTGTAAGCAGCGATGCAGCTTTCAGGGGGAAGCAGCGGCGCGATAGCTTCTGCACCGCGCCGAACTGCCAGCATGGCGCCTTCCGGAAGGGACTGCATGAGCCGGGCCCTTTCCACCACCAGGTTCAACGCGTCGGCCAGCGTGAACGAATCGACCAGAACCGCAGCGACAAATTCGCCCACGCTGTGTCCGATGACGGCAGCGGGCCGAATGCCCCACGAGATCCAAAGCTGTGCCAGCGCATACTCAATGATGAAGACGGCGGGCTGGGTGAGACGCGTCGCGGAGAGCGAGTTCG
The DNA window shown above is from Verrucomicrobiales bacterium and carries:
- a CDS encoding aminotransferase class III-fold pyridoxal phosphate-dependent enzyme translates to MLGHSRFTLEDNFFEVGGHSLLLAKLQKGLQSSLGVQIPILSLLQHTSVSSQASLAAGLSSTPDAVCSSMPLPSSPARDLGSARPDIAIIGMSGRFPGAEGVSEFWIKICQATECITHFSDEELLKAGANPEDLENPAFVRARGTLENPELFDAAFFGFTPRDAELTDPQHRLFLECAWETFESAGYVPDSIQGRVGVYAGSSLNTYFLAHVLQNQQSISEFTRSFQVDRYPVLVGNDKDYLATRVAYKFDLRGPAITIQTACSTSLVAVVQACGALQSQQCDVALAGGVSISFPQQRGYIYEEGAIASSEGRCRAFDARATGTVFGAGVGAVLLKRLPDALRDRDPIVAVIKGVGINNDGRDKASFSAPSIAGQTEVIRTALAQAGVSPDGIGYVEAHGTGTPLGDPIEVQALSQAFRHSTQRSQFCALGAVKTNIGHLESAAGVTGLIKAALAVKHGLIPPTLHFTRPNPLCELEKSPFYVPTELMPWPPGMVPRRAGVSSFGVGGTNAHVILEQAPVEIPAPAGRSPQLLTISARSQSALLAASARLAAFLQQRLDSNSAGHLRLDDIAYTLQTGRRAFRQRRHITAFSLEEAVEKLNAPLRLDGSSPVAEERPPEVVFLFPGQGGQYVGMGADLYENEPIFRQAVDRCAALLPGALWAELRVILLAKDEVLQEGSTNSLSATRLTQPAVFIIEYALAQLWISWGIRPAAVIGHSVGEFVAAVLVDSFTLADALNLVVERARLMQSLPEGAMLAVRRGAEAIAPLLPPESCIAAYNSPSLCTVSGPALVLQAFAELLQTRRVACKHLDASHAFHSSMMDPIVKPFTELVRSVKHRSPALPWISTCTGGWMTAADLDDPAYWARQLRQPVQFQEAIGLAFKTKYRVFVEVGPGEALTTFARQHPAKPPNLLGVSAMVQGSGEAQESFHRMQALGALWTAGCAPNWEALQGGKLRHRVSLPTYPFERQRYWIEPTPVLTKERASSPRSADESPSPPSLESPRHSPPPAMQISTTPANPPAARAEHLARLIRELIFEVSGTTVTDDTVSFLELGLDSLFLTQAGHALRTKFGIKITFRQLLESSSSVQELAAYLDQRLPPEAFRPQAATIPEAAPPPVSPSLDDSSAAMALGLSQTEGDTGKSRLNRAQQVYLSQFIDRYTRRTAKSKALTQQYRRWYADPRTASSFKRLWKEMVYQIVVSRSAGAYLWDIDGNRYIDLLNGFGPNFLGHSSQLINDALKAQIDRGIEVGPQSPLAGETAKMFCELTGNERASFVNTGSEAVYAAMRLARAVTGKDKIVIFAKDYHGNFDEVLARAAGSAAHPLTMPVAAGIPKRAVQDMIVLEYGSPAALSIISARADEIAAVMVEPVQSRRPELQPFQFNRDLRRLTQQKGIALIFDEVITGVRHRPDGAQGLYGVEADIATYGKVVGGGMPIGIVAGKAEYMDVFDGGFWQYGDDSFPEKGATFFAGTFVRHPLAIAATHAMLKYLLQQPPEFWDTINGRTTRLASSVDSFFVQHDIPIRMPHCCSQMFVRVPEDLELGNLLFYQLRHRGVFILENFPTYMTAAHTDQDVDQIIQAFKDSAYELLEAGFLEGASDKFERG